In a genomic window of Rhodovulum sp. P5:
- the pyrC gene encoding dihydroorotase yields MTDTLTIRRPDDWHLHLRDGAMMQGVLPESARHFARAIVMPNLIPPVVTGTDARAYRDRILAALPEGADFTPLMTLYLTEDTDPADVAAAHADGLIAAVKLYPAGATTNSASGVTDFDKVRGVLEKMAEIGCPLCVHGEVVDADIDIFDREAVFIDRVLDPIRRATPGLRVVMEHLTTSDGVDYVRAHDADLGATITTHHLIITRNHILVGGIKPHFYCLPVAKRAAHRDALVAAATSGDARFFLGTDSAPHTDPNKECACGCAGIFSATNTLSCLAEVFEREGALDRLEAFASLNGPAFYGLPPNEDRITLTKGAAVVYPDRIDTGAGPVTVFDPGFPLHWRVEDSA; encoded by the coding sequence ATGACCGATACCCTCACGATCCGCCGCCCCGACGACTGGCACCTGCATCTGCGCGACGGCGCCATGATGCAAGGCGTCCTGCCCGAAAGCGCCCGGCATTTTGCCCGCGCCATCGTCATGCCGAACCTGATCCCGCCCGTGGTGACCGGAACCGATGCCCGCGCCTATCGCGACCGCATCCTCGCCGCCCTGCCGGAGGGTGCGGACTTCACGCCGCTGATGACGCTCTACCTGACCGAGGACACCGACCCGGCCGACGTCGCCGCGGCCCATGCCGACGGGCTGATCGCGGCGGTGAAGCTCTACCCCGCCGGGGCCACGACGAACTCCGCCTCGGGCGTGACCGATTTCGACAAGGTCCGCGGCGTGCTGGAAAAGATGGCCGAGATCGGCTGCCCCCTTTGCGTCCATGGAGAGGTCGTGGACGCCGACATCGACATCTTCGACCGTGAGGCGGTGTTCATCGACCGCGTGCTTGACCCGATCCGCCGCGCCACCCCGGGCCTGCGCGTGGTGATGGAGCATCTGACGACATCGGACGGTGTCGATTATGTCCGCGCCCATGACGCGGATCTTGGGGCGACGATCACCACCCATCACCTGATCATCACCCGCAACCATATCCTCGTGGGCGGGATCAAGCCGCATTTCTACTGCCTGCCGGTGGCCAAACGGGCCGCGCATCGCGATGCGCTGGTGGCTGCCGCCACCTCTGGCGATGCGCGCTTTTTCCTTGGCACCGACAGCGCGCCCCATACCGACCCCAACAAGGAATGCGCCTGTGGCTGCGCCGGAATCTTCTCGGCGACCAACACGCTGTCCTGTCTGGCAGAGGTGTTCGAACGCGAAGGCGCGCTGGATCGGCTGGAAGCGTTCGCCTCTCTCAACGGCCCCGCATTCTACGGGCTGCCGCCGAACGAGGACCGGATCACGCTGACCAAGGGTGCGGCGGTCGTCTATCCCGACAGGATCGACACCGGCGCCGGGCCCGTCACCGTCTTCGACCCCGGATTCCCGCTGCATTGGCGGGTGGAGGACAGCGCCTGA
- a CDS encoding ABC transporter ATP-binding protein, producing MIELVEVHKAFGANRVLQGVNLTVPKGESMVIIGGSGTGKSVLLKCILGLVKPDSGQILIDGQDARKAEREDFLARFGMLFQGAALFDSLSVWENVAFRLLRGKTKRPKAEARDIAIEKLRRVGLKPAVADQYPAELSGGMQKRVGLARAIAAEPEIIFFDEPTTGLDPIMAGVINELIREIVVEMGATAMTITHDMSSVRAIADDVAMLHGGVIKWTGPVADMDASGDPYLDQFIHGRAEGPIEAVR from the coding sequence ATGATCGAACTTGTCGAGGTCCACAAGGCGTTCGGCGCCAACCGCGTGCTTCAAGGCGTCAACCTGACGGTGCCCAAGGGCGAAAGCATGGTGATCATCGGCGGCTCGGGCACCGGCAAGTCGGTGCTTCTGAAATGCATCCTGGGCCTTGTGAAACCCGACAGCGGGCAAATCCTGATCGACGGGCAGGACGCCCGAAAGGCAGAGCGGGAGGATTTCCTCGCCCGCTTCGGCATGCTGTTTCAGGGCGCCGCGCTTTTCGACTCCCTTTCGGTCTGGGAAAACGTGGCCTTCCGCCTGCTGCGGGGCAAGACCAAGCGCCCCAAGGCCGAGGCGCGCGACATCGCCATCGAGAAACTGCGCCGCGTCGGCCTAAAACCCGCGGTCGCCGACCAGTACCCAGCGGAACTTTCCGGCGGCATGCAGAAACGCGTGGGCCTTGCCCGCGCCATCGCGGCCGAGCCCGAGATCATCTTTTTCGACGAACCCACCACGGGCCTCGACCCGATCATGGCGGGCGTGATCAACGAACTGATCCGCGAAATCGTGGTGGAGATGGGGGCGACGGCCATGACCATCACCCATGACATGAGCTCCGTCCGTGCCATCGCCGACGACGTGGCGATGCTGCATGGCGGTGTGATCAAGTGGACCGGCCCGGTTGCCGACATGGATGCCAGCGGCGACCCCTATCTCGACCAGTTCATCCACGGCCGCGCCGAAGGCCCGATCGAGGCGGTCAGATGA
- the alr gene encoding alanine racemase → MATGTLTIDLDALRRNWQALDRASGADVETAAVVKADGYGLDAGRVARVLAEAGARRFFVAMAEEGAAVRQAIGPGPEISVFSGHMPGDADMIGDLDLVPMLNSVEQLTRHFEALPGHAFGIQLDSGMNRLGMEPAEWAAVSEIALSAGPTLIMSHLACADEPDHGFNAQQLAAFKDMTAGTGVPRSLSATGGILLGEDYHFEVTRPGIGMYGGRPFQDATPVVTLSLPVIQTRDLEPGESVGYGCTWQADSPCRIATVAAGYADGIHRAISNKAMLYFEGTACPLVGRVSMDLITVDITHLPTTPASLDILCADQGVDIVADAAGTIGYELLTALGARYARRYTGGMGA, encoded by the coding sequence ATGGCTACCGGAACCCTGACCATCGATCTCGACGCGCTGCGGCGCAACTGGCAAGCCCTTGACCGGGCAAGCGGCGCGGATGTCGAAACCGCCGCCGTCGTGAAGGCCGACGGCTATGGCCTTGATGCGGGGCGCGTCGCGCGCGTGTTGGCAGAGGCCGGGGCGCGCCGCTTCTTCGTTGCCATGGCCGAGGAAGGCGCCGCCGTCCGGCAGGCCATCGGCCCGGGTCCCGAAATCTCCGTCTTCTCCGGCCACATGCCCGGCGACGCCGACATGATCGGCGACCTGGACCTTGTGCCGATGCTGAACTCGGTCGAACAACTCACCCGCCATTTCGAGGCGCTGCCGGGCCACGCCTTCGGCATCCAACTCGATTCCGGCATGAACCGGCTGGGCATGGAACCGGCCGAATGGGCGGCGGTGTCGGAAATCGCGCTCTCTGCCGGTCCGACCCTCATCATGAGCCATCTGGCCTGCGCGGATGAGCCCGACCATGGCTTCAACGCCCAGCAATTGGCCGCCTTCAAGGACATGACCGCCGGCACCGGCGTGCCCCGGTCGCTGTCGGCCACCGGCGGCATCCTTCTGGGCGAGGACTATCATTTCGAGGTCACCCGCCCCGGCATCGGCATGTATGGCGGCCGCCCGTTTCAGGACGCCACCCCGGTCGTGACCCTGTCCCTGCCGGTGATCCAGACCCGCGATCTGGAACCGGGCGAAAGCGTGGGCTATGGCTGCACGTGGCAGGCCGACAGCCCCTGCCGGATCGCCACCGTCGCGGCGGGATATGCCGATGGCATTCATCGCGCCATTTCGAACAAGGCCATGCTCTATTTCGAGGGCACCGCCTGCCCTCTCGTCGGACGCGTCTCGATGGACCTGATCACCGTCGACATCACCCATCTGCCGACAACACCCGCATCGCTTGACATCCTTTGCGCGGACCAGGGCGTCGATATCGTCGCCGACGCCGCCGGGACCATCGGTTATGAACTCCTCACAGCGCTGGGGGCGCGGTATGCGCGGCGCTACACCGGCGGGATGGGCGCGTGA
- a CDS encoding VWA domain-containing protein: MANLPPLDIPEEPKLSHNILHFARALRKAGLPVGPGRVIDAIRAVEAAGFSERGDFYHTLAACFISRPEHRQVYDQVFRLYWRDPRFLEHMMSLMLPSMRGVAEERKAKAAEKRAAEALLDGIEPELPEVPEEEPGEEIEIDASQTQSGRERLKTLDFEQMSTAEVAEAKRMLARLSLPVKPLTSRRTRADRHGRLPDWRGTMRTALRQGGEIREFAQKNRRQRWPNLVVLCDISGSMSQYSRMVLHFLHAVANEKGAGWAKVHAFTFGTRLTNITRQLARRDVDAALAAAGAEAQDWEGGTRIATALHAFNRDWSRRVLGTGAVVLMITDGLDRDEADTLSQEMERLHLSARRLIWINPLLRWDGFAPKAKGIRTILPHVDCFRAGHSIQSLEDLAQAISRADDVGDRDRMLKMMRQS; encoded by the coding sequence ATGGCAAACCTCCCCCCGCTCGATATCCCCGAAGAGCCAAAGCTCTCTCACAACATCCTCCATTTCGCACGGGCGCTGCGAAAGGCGGGCCTGCCCGTGGGGCCCGGCCGGGTGATCGATGCGATCCGCGCGGTAGAGGCCGCGGGGTTTTCCGAACGGGGCGATTTCTATCACACGTTGGCCGCCTGCTTCATCTCGCGCCCCGAACACCGGCAGGTTTATGATCAGGTGTTTCGCCTGTATTGGCGCGACCCGCGGTTTCTGGAGCATATGATGAGCCTGATGCTGCCCTCGATGCGCGGAGTGGCGGAGGAGCGGAAGGCCAAGGCGGCGGAGAAGCGGGCGGCAGAGGCGTTGCTGGACGGGATCGAGCCGGAGCTGCCGGAGGTGCCCGAGGAGGAACCGGGCGAGGAAATCGAGATCGACGCCAGCCAGACCCAGTCGGGGCGGGAACGTCTCAAGACCCTCGATTTCGAGCAGATGAGCACCGCCGAGGTGGCCGAGGCGAAACGGATGCTGGCCCGGCTGTCGCTGCCGGTCAAACCGCTGACCTCTCGCCGGACACGGGCCGACCGGCATGGGCGGTTGCCCGACTGGCGCGGGACCATGCGCACGGCCCTGCGGCAGGGCGGAGAGATCCGGGAGTTCGCCCAGAAGAACCGCCGCCAGCGTTGGCCCAACCTCGTGGTGCTGTGCGATATCTCGGGGTCGATGTCGCAATATTCGCGCATGGTTCTGCATTTCCTGCATGCGGTCGCCAATGAAAAGGGCGCGGGCTGGGCCAAGGTGCATGCCTTCACCTTCGGTACCCGGCTGACCAACATCACCCGGCAACTGGCCCGGCGCGATGTCGATGCCGCGCTGGCCGCCGCGGGGGCCGAAGCGCAGGATTGGGAGGGCGGCACGCGAATCGCAACGGCGCTGCACGCCTTCAACCGCGACTGGTCGCGGCGGGTCCTGGGCACCGGCGCTGTCGTGCTGATGATCACCGACGGGCTGGATCGGGACGAGGCGGACACCCTGTCGCAGGAGATGGAGCGCCTGCACCTGTCGGCACGGCGGCTGATCTGGATCAACCCGCTGCTGCGCTGGGACGGATTTGCCCCGAAAGCCAAGGGGATACGAACGATCCTGCCGCATGTGGACTGCTTTCGCGCGGGCCATTCGATCCAGTCGCTGGAGGATCTGGCGCAGGCGATTTCCCGCGCCGACGATGTCGGGGACCGGGACAGGATGCTGAAAATGATGCGGCAATCCTGA
- a CDS encoding ABC transporter permease, whose protein sequence is MVRFLAAIGRSTMGGLAGLGRITLFLLETLYAIVRPPFYVREFGQALWVIGYNSLPVVGLTAIFTGAALALQIYEGGSRFNASQVVPSIVAIGMTRELGPVLGALMVAARVASSIAAEIGTMKVTEQIDALVTLSTDPMRYLTVPRVLAATLSVPVLVAVGDSIGIFGGYLVGTGRLDLNAAAYLKNTAAYLEVWDVTSGLIKGAVFGFIIALVGCYFGMNSGRGAQGVGRATKQAVVTASVMILAANYILTEVFFAA, encoded by the coding sequence ATGGTGCGGTTTCTCGCGGCCATCGGGCGCTCCACGATGGGCGGGCTGGCCGGGCTGGGCCGGATCACCCTGTTCCTGCTGGAAACGCTTTACGCCATCGTCCGGCCCCCGTTCTATGTGCGGGAATTCGGGCAGGCGCTGTGGGTCATCGGCTATAACAGCCTTCCGGTCGTCGGCCTGACGGCGATCTTCACCGGCGCCGCGCTGGCCCTGCAGATCTACGAGGGCGGCTCCCGCTTCAACGCCTCGCAGGTGGTGCCCTCGATCGTCGCCATCGGCATGACGCGGGAACTGGGCCCCGTGCTGGGCGCGCTGATGGTGGCCGCCCGCGTCGCTTCCTCCATCGCGGCCGAGATCGGCACGATGAAGGTCACCGAACAGATCGACGCGCTGGTGACGCTGTCGACCGACCCGATGCGCTATCTCACCGTACCGCGGGTTCTGGCCGCCACGCTCAGCGTGCCGGTGCTGGTGGCGGTGGGCGACTCCATCGGCATTTTCGGCGGCTATCTGGTCGGCACCGGGCGGCTCGACCTCAACGCCGCGGCGTATCTGAAGAACACCGCCGCCTATCTGGAGGTGTGGGACGTCACCTCGGGCCTGATCAAGGGCGCGGTCTTCGGTTTCATCATCGCGCTGGTGGGCTGCTATTTCGGGATGAATTCCGGCCGCGGCGCGCAGGGCGTCGGCCGCGCGACCAAGCAGGCGGTCGTCACCGCCTCGGTCATGATCCTTGCGGCCAACTACATCCTGACGGAGGTCTTCTTCGCCGCATGA
- a CDS encoding LysE family translocator, translating into MPFDLWLAFAAASTVLLIIPGPTILLVLSYALSQGRRVAVAMALGVALGDFIAMSASLAGLGALVLASATLFTVLKWIGAVYLVWLGIKLLRSRPVLAADLAPEPKAARAIFSHAAAVTALNPKSIAFFIAFVPQFLRPEAALAPQFATLIATFVSLAAINALAYALLADRLRAQIRRPSVLRWMTRAGGGALIGMGALTATASRA; encoded by the coding sequence ATGCCCTTCGATCTCTGGCTTGCCTTCGCCGCCGCCTCGACCGTCCTTCTGATCATCCCCGGCCCGACGATCCTGCTGGTTCTCTCCTACGCGCTCAGCCAGGGGCGGCGGGTTGCAGTCGCGATGGCCTTGGGCGTGGCCTTGGGGGATTTCATCGCGATGAGTGCGTCGCTTGCGGGCCTCGGCGCGCTGGTCTTGGCCTCGGCCACGCTGTTCACCGTGCTGAAATGGATCGGCGCGGTCTACCTCGTCTGGCTGGGCATCAAGCTCTTGCGGTCGCGGCCCGTGCTTGCCGCCGATCTCGCGCCGGAACCCAAGGCCGCACGGGCGATCTTTTCCCATGCCGCGGCGGTCACCGCGCTGAACCCCAAATCCATCGCCTTCTTCATCGCCTTCGTGCCCCAATTCCTGCGCCCCGAAGCGGCCCTCGCCCCGCAATTCGCGACGCTGATCGCCACCTTCGTAAGCCTCGCGGCGATCAATGCGCTGGCCTATGCCCTGCTGGCCGACCGGCTGCGCGCACAGATTCGCCGCCCGTCCGTGCTGCGCTGGATGACCCGGGCCGGTGGCGGCGCGCTGATCGGGATGGGGGCGCTGACGGCCACGGCCAGCCGCGCCTGA
- a CDS encoding orotate phosphoribosyltransferase encodes MIPSAFPDKTEIARLTARMLLEIKAVHFNAEEPFTLASGLPSPTYIDCRKLISFPRIRSTLMDFLAVTVMRDAGFEAFTNVAGGETAGIPFGALMAERLALPMTYVRKKPKGYGRNARIEGVMGEGDRVLLVEDLTTDGGSKLSFVDAIRETGATCAHTAVIFYYGIFPETVKTLGDHGVTLHHLCTWADVLTEAREQSAFDTATLDEVAAFLLDPRDWQAAHK; translated from the coding sequence ATGATCCCCAGCGCCTTCCCCGACAAGACCGAAATCGCCCGCCTGACCGCGCGCATGCTTCTGGAAATCAAGGCGGTGCATTTCAATGCGGAGGAGCCGTTCACGCTGGCCTCCGGCCTGCCCTCGCCCACCTATATCGATTGCCGCAAGCTGATCTCCTTCCCGCGCATCCGGTCCACGCTGATGGACTTCCTCGCCGTCACGGTGATGCGCGATGCGGGCTTCGAGGCGTTCACCAATGTCGCGGGCGGCGAAACCGCCGGTATCCCCTTTGGCGCGCTGATGGCCGAACGCCTTGCCCTGCCGATGACCTATGTCCGGAAAAAGCCCAAGGGCTACGGCCGTAACGCCCGGATCGAGGGCGTTATGGGCGAAGGCGACCGGGTGCTGCTGGTCGAAGACCTGACCACCGATGGCGGATCGAAGCTCAGCTTCGTCGATGCGATCCGCGAAACCGGCGCCACATGCGCGCATACGGCGGTGATCTTCTACTACGGCATCTTCCCCGAAACGGTGAAGACACTGGGCGATCACGGCGTCACGCTGCACCACCTGTGCACCTGGGCCGACGTGCTGACGGAGGCGCGGGAACAGTCCGCTTTCGATACCGCCACGCTGGACGAGGTCGCCGCCTTCCTGCTGGACCCGCGCGACTGGCAGGCCGCCCACAAATAA
- a CDS encoding replicative DNA helicase → MNEIRTIQPEGDADDTAMPHNIEAEQQLLGAILTNNDVFDRIAAIVGPHHFYEPVHSRIFEIAATRIQKNALASPVTLKAFMEDDEGLKELGGPAYLARLAGAAISTFAARDYARMIYDLAIRRELILLGRDISDKAAKVDISSEPKAQIVEAEQALYKLGEQGQAESGFQSFLSAVTDAVQVANAAYQREGQLSGLSTGLTDLDRKLGGLHRSDLLILAGRPSMGKTSLATNIAFNIARAYRKGLKSDGTEGAVDGGVVGFFSLEMSAEQLAARVLSEASEVPSEQVRRGDMTEGEFRRFVQAAKDLEASPLFIDDTPALPISQLAARARRLKRTHGLDVLMVDYLQLVRPASAKDSRVNEVSEITQGLKAIAKELDIPVVALSQLSRQVESRDDKRPQLSDLRESGSIEQDADVVMFVFREEYYKEREKPGDHDLEAMAKWQEQMEAVHGKAEVIIGKQRHGPIGTVELSFEGRFTRFGNLVKPWQQGEGADGFA, encoded by the coding sequence ATGAACGAGATCAGGACGATCCAGCCAGAGGGCGACGCGGACGACACCGCGATGCCCCACAACATCGAGGCCGAGCAGCAACTCCTCGGCGCGATCCTCACCAACAACGACGTGTTCGACCGGATCGCGGCGATCGTGGGTCCCCACCATTTCTACGAACCCGTGCACAGCCGCATCTTCGAAATCGCGGCCACGCGGATCCAGAAGAACGCGCTGGCCTCCCCCGTCACGCTCAAGGCGTTCATGGAGGATGACGAGGGGCTGAAGGAACTGGGCGGTCCCGCCTATCTTGCGCGGCTCGCGGGGGCGGCGATCTCGACCTTCGCGGCGCGCGACTATGCGCGGATGATCTACGACCTTGCGATCCGGCGGGAACTGATCCTTCTGGGGCGCGACATCTCCGACAAGGCGGCGAAGGTCGATATCTCCTCCGAACCCAAGGCGCAGATCGTCGAGGCGGAGCAGGCGCTCTACAAGCTGGGTGAACAGGGGCAGGCCGAAAGCGGGTTCCAGTCGTTCCTGAGTGCTGTGACGGATGCGGTACAGGTCGCCAACGCCGCCTATCAGCGAGAGGGGCAGTTGTCCGGCCTGTCGACCGGGCTGACCGATCTGGACAGAAAACTCGGCGGGCTGCACCGCTCCGACCTTCTGATCCTTGCCGGGCGTCCCTCGATGGGGAAGACGTCGCTTGCCACCAACATCGCCTTCAACATCGCCCGCGCCTATCGCAAGGGTCTGAAATCCGACGGCACCGAAGGCGCGGTCGACGGCGGCGTGGTGGGCTTTTTCAGCCTTGAGATGAGCGCCGAACAGCTTGCCGCGCGGGTCCTGTCGGAAGCCTCCGAAGTGCCCAGCGAACAGGTCCGCCGCGGCGACATGACCGAGGGCGAGTTCCGCCGCTTCGTGCAGGCCGCGAAGGATCTGGAGGCCAGCCCGCTTTTCATCGACGACACCCCGGCCCTGCCGATCAGCCAGCTGGCCGCCCGCGCCCGGCGGCTGAAACGAACCCACGGGCTGGATGTGTTGATGGTCGACTATCTTCAGCTTGTGCGCCCGGCCTCGGCCAAGGACAGCCGGGTGAACGAGGTCAGCGAGATCACCCAAGGTCTAAAGGCCATTGCCAAGGAACTGGATATTCCGGTCGTGGCGCTGTCGCAGTTGTCCCGTCAGGTTGAATCGCGCGACGACAAGCGCCCGCAACTGTCGGATCTCAGGGAATCAGGCTCCATCGAGCAGGACGCCGACGTCGTGATGTTCGTCTTCCGCGAAGAATACTACAAGGAACGCGAAAAGCCGGGCGATCACGACCTTGAAGCCATGGCAAAATGGCAAGAACAGATGGAGGCCGTGCACGGGAAGGCCGAGGTGATCATCGGCAAGCAACGGCACGGCCCCATCGGCACCGTCGAACTCAGCTTCGAGGGCCGGTTCACGCGCTTCGGCAACCTCGTCAAACCATGGCAGCAGGGCGAGGGCGCGGACGGGTTCGCCTAA
- a CDS encoding MoxR family ATPase — MGETLGSIDDVQKMLAGQNYVCGRALGTVVFLAMRLGKPLFLEGEPGTGKTEIAKAIAAALGRRLIRLQCYEGLDAASAVYEWNFAEQMIAIRTAEAMGFEGAGADRQALKDELFSQDYLIERPLLQAMRPHVEGPPVLLIDELDRTDEPFEAFLLEALSDFQVTIPELGTIRAEHPPIVVITSNRTREVHDALKRRCLYHWVDYPDFERELDILHARAPEAAETLSREIVAFVQKLRTEDLFKKPGVAETIDWAKCLLALDVIDLSPQVIADTVGALLKYQDDIQKIEGSEAKRLLDEVRAELAPA, encoded by the coding sequence ATGGGCGAAACGCTCGGGTCGATCGACGATGTGCAGAAGATGCTGGCGGGGCAGAACTATGTCTGTGGCCGGGCGCTGGGCACGGTCGTGTTTCTGGCGATGCGGCTGGGCAAGCCCCTGTTTCTGGAGGGCGAGCCCGGCACCGGCAAGACCGAGATCGCCAAGGCCATCGCGGCCGCACTGGGCCGGAGGCTTATCCGCCTGCAATGCTATGAGGGGCTGGATGCGGCCAGTGCGGTCTATGAGTGGAACTTTGCCGAACAGATGATCGCCATCCGCACCGCCGAGGCGATGGGGTTCGAGGGCGCGGGCGCGGATCGGCAGGCGCTGAAGGATGAGCTGTTCTCGCAGGACTACTTGATCGAACGGCCGCTTTTGCAGGCCATGCGCCCCCATGTCGAAGGGCCGCCCGTGCTGCTGATCGATGAGCTTGACCGCACCGATGAGCCGTTCGAGGCCTTCCTGCTGGAGGCGCTGAGCGATTTTCAGGTCACCATCCCCGAACTCGGCACGATCCGGGCGGAGCATCCGCCGATCGTGGTCATCACCTCCAACCGCACGCGAGAGGTGCATGACGCCCTGAAACGCCGGTGCCTGTATCACTGGGTCGACTATCCCGATTTCGAAAGGGAACTCGACATCCTGCACGCCCGCGCGCCGGAGGCCGCCGAGACGCTGAGCCGCGAGATCGTGGCCTTCGTGCAGAAGCTGCGCACCGAGGACCTGTTCAAGAAGCCGGGCGTGGCTGAAACCATCGACTGGGCGAAATGTCTTCTGGCGCTGGATGTGATTGATTTGTCGCCGCAAGTCATTGCCGACACGGTCGGGGCGCTTCTGAAATACCAGGACGATATCCAGAAGATCGAGGGGTCGGAGGCGAAGCGGTTGCTGGACGAGGTGCGCGCCGAGCTTGCCCCCGCCTGA
- a CDS encoding acyl-CoA dehydrogenase produces the protein MDSAAPVKPKDAPDLSRFDWEDALRLEDSLSEDERMLRDAARTFAQDRLQPRVIDAYAQERVEPEIFREMGEAGLLGVTVPEEYGGLGASYVTYGLVAREIERVDSGYRSMMSVQSSLVMYPIYAYGTEAQRQKYLPGLAAGTLIGCFGLTEPDAGSDPAGMKSKAEKTATGYRLTGTKTWISNSPMADVFVVWAKSEAHGGKIKGFVLDKGMAGLSAPKIGGKLSLRASPTGEIVMDGVEVGEDALLPGVEGLKGPFGCLNRARYGIAWGVLGAAEFCWHAARAYGLDRKQFGKPIAGTQLFQKKLADMQTEITLGLHACLQVGRLMDDAKAAPEMISLIKRNNCGKALDIARAARDMHGGNGISEDFQVIRHMINLETVNTYEGTHDVHALILGRAQTGLQAFF, from the coding sequence ATGGACAGCGCCGCGCCCGTCAAACCCAAGGACGCCCCGGACCTTTCGCGCTTCGACTGGGAGGACGCCCTGCGGCTGGAGGACAGCCTGAGCGAGGACGAACGCATGCTGCGCGACGCGGCGCGGACCTTTGCGCAGGACAGGCTGCAACCCCGCGTGATCGACGCCTACGCGCAAGAACGGGTCGAGCCGGAAATCTTCCGAGAAATGGGCGAGGCGGGTCTGCTGGGCGTGACAGTCCCCGAAGAATACGGCGGGCTTGGCGCGTCTTACGTCACCTATGGCCTTGTGGCGCGGGAAATCGAGCGGGTGGATTCCGGCTATCGGTCGATGATGTCGGTGCAATCGTCATTGGTGATGTACCCGATCTACGCCTACGGGACAGAGGCGCAGCGCCAGAAATACCTGCCCGGTCTGGCGGCGGGTACGCTGATCGGCTGTTTCGGCCTGACCGAACCCGATGCCGGGTCGGACCCGGCGGGGATGAAATCCAAGGCGGAAAAGACCGCGACCGGCTATCGCCTGACCGGCACCAAGACCTGGATTTCCAACAGCCCGATGGCCGATGTCTTCGTCGTCTGGGCCAAGTCGGAGGCCCATGGCGGCAAGATCAAGGGATTCGTTCTGGACAAGGGCATGGCCGGCCTGTCCGCACCCAAGATCGGCGGGAAGCTGTCGTTGCGCGCCTCTCCCACCGGCGAGATCGTGATGGACGGGGTCGAGGTCGGCGAAGACGCCCTGTTGCCGGGCGTGGAGGGGCTGAAAGGCCCGTTCGGCTGTCTGAACCGCGCCCGCTATGGCATCGCTTGGGGGGTTCTGGGGGCGGCTGAATTCTGCTGGCACGCGGCGCGGGCCTATGGGCTGGATCGCAAGCAGTTCGGCAAGCCGATTGCGGGCACTCAACTGTTCCAGAAGAAACTGGCCGATATGCAGACCGAAATCACCCTTGGCCTGCATGCCTGCCTGCAGGTGGGGCGCCTGATGGACGACGCAAAGGCCGCGCCCGAGATGATTTCCCTTATCAAGCGCAACAACTGCGGCAAGGCGCTAGACATCGCCCGCGCGGCCCGCGACATGCATGGCGGCAACGGGATTTCCGAAGACTTTCAGGTGATCCGCCACATGATCAACCTTGAGACGGTAAACACCTATGAGGGCACCCATGATGTCCACGCGCTCATCCTGGGGCGGGCACAGACGGGGTTGCAGGCGTTTTTCTGA
- a CDS encoding XdhC family protein, whose translation MGDHDAIPELALDWHQSGKKAALATVVETWGSAPRPVGSQLAISGEAGMAGSVSGGCVEGAVIAEALEALEDGKPRLLEFGVSDEDAFAVGLACGGRIRVLVEPVGAALPVALLADLVAARAQRTAIAYVVDVVRWQRRLAGPDDPDLGAVIAERMRSDKSGFEGETFVGIHNPPLRMAIVGAVHIAQPLVQMARLAGFAPTLIDPRPAFGAAERFPGETILDDWPDAALAAHGLDARTAVVTLTHDPKLDDPAILAALDSDMFYLGCLGSTRTHAKRVARLESAGVPADRIARIHAPVGLNIGAKSPAEIAVSILAEVIQRLRQG comes from the coding sequence ATCGGCGATCATGATGCGATTCCGGAACTTGCGCTGGACTGGCACCAGAGTGGCAAGAAGGCCGCCCTTGCCACCGTCGTGGAAACCTGGGGCAGTGCGCCCCGGCCCGTCGGCAGCCAGTTGGCGATATCGGGCGAGGCCGGGATGGCCGGGTCGGTGTCGGGCGGTTGTGTCGAGGGGGCGGTGATCGCCGAGGCGCTGGAGGCGCTGGAGGATGGCAAGCCGCGCTTATTGGAGTTCGGCGTCAGCGACGAGGACGCCTTTGCCGTGGGTCTGGCCTGTGGCGGGCGCATCCGGGTTCTGGTCGAACCGGTGGGGGCAGCCCTGCCCGTGGCGCTGCTGGCGGATCTTGTCGCGGCCCGTGCGCAGCGGACGGCCATCGCCTATGTCGTCGATGTAGTACGCTGGCAGCGGCGGCTTGCCGGCCCCGACGATCCCGACTTGGGGGCCGTGATTGCAGAACGGATGCGAAGCGACAAATCGGGGTTCGAGGGCGAAACCTTCGTCGGTATCCACAACCCGCCCTTGCGCATGGCCATCGTCGGCGCGGTGCATATCGCGCAGCCGCTGGTGCAGATGGCCCGTCTTGCCGGCTTTGCGCCCACGCTGATCGACCCGCGCCCGGCCTTTGGCGCCGCCGAGCGGTTTCCGGGCGAGACGATCCTTGACGACTGGCCCGATGCGGCACTGGCCGCCCACGGGCTGGATGCGCGCACCGCGGTGGTGACGCTGACCCATGATCCCAAACTGGATGACCCCGCGATTCTGGCAGCGCTTGACTCCGACATGTTCTATCTGGGCTGCCTTGGGTCCACCCGGACCCATGCCAAACGCGTGGCGCGGCTGGAGTCGGCCGGCGTGCCCGCGGATCGCATCGCGCGGATCCACGCCCCCGTCGGGCTGAACATCGGGGCGAAATCGCCGGCCGAAATCGCGGTGTCGATCCTGGCTGAGGTGATCCAGCGCCTGAGGCAGGGCTGA